A single genomic interval of Portunus trituberculatus isolate SZX2019 chromosome 41, ASM1759143v1, whole genome shotgun sequence harbors:
- the LOC123517029 gene encoding sodium-coupled monocarboxylate transporter 1-like: MATTSPTTAAAPDVMGEAEAAAVHFTPLDYTVFVLLLVASLVIGIVSAFKNRYNESTQQYLVGDRKMSPVAVGLSLLGGWVSAVSILGNATEVYFYGTQLVTSLLGCIPAAILVGKVILPLLYELRIISINEYIELRYGSAALRKLMTLCVLLMNYFYMGVCLYAPSLALTTVTSLPSWAATLIMGSVCTFYITIGGVKAVVYTDVMQTLLMFGGVLAVVITCCQDLGGFGNVWTIAQRGGRISFFDMNTSIFERHTFLSTFVLGFYIFLNTVGLNSTMFQRFASVSTVQTAVRLNVFFLFGMAGLWIIFFLSGLVAYASYADCDPLTAGLIQKPDQIIPFLVTDRLSRFSGLVGIFVAAVYSGVLSTISSCANSVACVFWEDFLKPHPYFRAFSDAKATNVVKLISAVSGVVAILLGLLVEEMGNIFVVAYSVCGAVIGPMTGVYLSGMCTPWVNTVGATIGFFASLIFNLWIVIGKLVRGGGSPSTLPLSTAGCVVPLTNASLHDVPPTTSYVTTLLNTTTTAAANETLDGAAVYDISYCYIGIAGVVITMVVSTLTSLLTGPTRPDSLRKGVVSPTCLKAYTWVWSRLHEHQDDDKRKEVRHLSV, encoded by the exons ATGGCAACCACCTCGCCGACAACAGCAGCTGCACCAGACGTGATGGGCGAGGCTGAGGCAGCGGCGGTCCATTTCACTCCGCTGGACTATACGGTGTTCGTTCTCCTGCTGGTAGCGTCACTTGTCATCGGGATAGTAAGTGCCTTCAAGAATCGCTACAATGAGTCCACCCAACAGTACCTGGTGGGGGATAGAAAGATGTCCCCGGTGGCCGTTGGTCTGTCTCTACTGGGTGGCTGGGTGTCTGCTGTATCCATTTTAG GAAATGCCACGGAGGTGTACTTTTACGGAACACAGCTGGTGACGTCCTTGCTGGGCTGCATTCCTGCAGCCATCCTGGTAGGGAAAGTGATTCTGCCACTTCTCTACGAACTGAGGATCATCTCCATTAACGAA tACATCGAGCTGAGGTACGGCTCTGCCGCCCTTCGCAAGCTGATGACTCTCTGTGTGCTGCTCATGAATTACTTCTATATGGGAGTGTGCCTGTACGCCCCGTCCCTCGccctcaccaccgtcaccagccTCCCCAGCTGGGCCGCCACGCTCATCATGGGATCTGTCTGCACCTTCTACATCACCATC GGCGGCGTGAAGGCAGTGGTGTACACGGACGTGATGCAGACACTACTTATGTTTGGCGGTGTGCTGGCCGTGGTTATCACGTGCTGCCAGGATCTGGGAGGCTTTGGCAATGTGTGGACCATCGCCcaacgaggaggaaggataagctTCTTCGA CATGAACACGAGCATATTCGAGCGGCACactttcctctccaccttcGTGCTcggtttctatatttttctgaaCACCGTGGGACTTAATTCTACCATGTTCCAGCGCTTCGCCTCCGTCAGCACAGTGCAGACAGCCGTCAG ACTGAACGTGTTTTTCCTGTTCGGAATGGCGGGCCTGTggatcatttttttcctatcaggACTCGTCGCCTACGCCTCCTACGCTGACTGTGATCCCCTCACCGCTGGTCTGATCCAGAAGCCAGACCAGATCATTCCCTTCCTGGTGACAGACAGACTGTCGCGTTTCAGTGGCCTGGTGGGCATCTTTGTGGCAGCCGTGTACAGCGGcgtcctcag CACTATCTCTAGCTGTGCCAACTCAGTGGCCTGCGTGTTCTGGGAAGACTTCCTCAAACCACATCCCTACTTCAGAGCGTTCTCAGATGCTAAGGCGACCAACGTTGTTAAGCTTATCT cggCAGTGTCCGGGGTGGTGGCCATCCTGCTGGGACTGCTGGTGGAGGAGATGGGCAACATATTCGTGGTGGCGTACAGTGTGTGTGGCGCTGTCATCGGTCCCATGACAGGGGTGTACCTCAGCGGGATGTGCACCCCATGGGTCAATACCGTG GGTGCCACAATAGGGTTTTTCGCATCCCTTATCTTCAACTTGTGGATTGTGATTGGAAAATTAGTACGGGGCGGAGGTTCCCCCAGTACGCTGCCGCTCTCCACTGCTGGCTGCGTCGTCCCCCTTACCAATGCCAGCCTGCATGAtgtcccgcccaccacctcctaTGTCACCACCCTTCTCAACACCACGACCACGGCTGCAGCAAACGAGAC GCTGGATGGAGCGGCAGTCTATGACATATCCTACTGCTACATAGGTATTGCTGGTGTGGTAATTACGATGGTGGTGAGCACGCTGACCTCACTGCTGACAG GCCCGACGAGGCCCGATAGCCTGAGAAAGGGAGTAGTCAGCCCCACGTGCCTCAAGGCGTACACGTGGGTGTGGTCGCGTCTGCATGAACACCAGGATGACgacaagaggaaagaggttCGGCATTTGAGTGTATAA